Proteins encoded by one window of Vitis vinifera cultivar Pinot Noir 40024 chromosome 10, ASM3070453v1:
- the LOC100257968 gene encoding gamma-soluble NSF attachment protein — protein MGSDPEKLIIKADKLTKLSLTRWSADWRGATLLYEQAAVGFRLAKDYEKAKVAFEKASKGQEMLSSQWDAAKHMESAAALAKELNNWGEVADFYRRASELYTECGRSQPASDALAKGARALEDAAPDEAIQLYTDACTILEEDGKEHMAFDLYRAATSVYIKLEKYADAATFLLRWGLAADKCKATHSQFKAYLSAIVVYLYAHDFKEAEKCYNDCSQIDAFLSSDQGRCASKLLSAYADGDIEEIKRVAQSSTISNLDHMIIRLARKLPTGDVSAMKANAGNEQEEPLDEDDLT, from the exons ATGGGTTCCGATCCCGAAAAGCTCATCATCAAAGCCGATAAGTT AACGAAACTCAGTCTTACAAGGTGGAGTGCTGATTGGAGGGGTGCCACTCTCCTGTATGAGCAGGCCG CTGTTGGGTTTAGGCTTGCCAAAGATTATGAGAAAGCAAAAGTAGCATTTGAGAAAGCTTCAAAAGGACAAGAGATGCTTTCTTC GCAATGGGATGCTGCTAAGCATATGGAGTCTGCTGCAGCTCTAGCAAAGGAACTAAATAACTGGGGTGAAGTTGCTGATTTTTATAGACGGGCATCAGAGTTATACACTGAATGTGGTAGATCACAACCTGCATCAGATGCTCTGGCAAAGGGTGCTCG tGCTCTGGAAGATGCTGCCCCTGATGAAGCTATACAACTCTACACAGATGCTTGCACTATACTTGAAGAGGATGGCAAAGAACATATGGCATTTGATCTGTATCGTGCTGCTACAAGTGTTTATATAAAGCTGGAGAA ATATGCAGATGCTGCAACCTTTCTACTGAGGTGGGGCCTAGCAGCTGATAAGTGCAAAGCTACCCATAGCCAGTTCAAG gcatatcttagtgctattgtCGTGTACCTCTATGCCCATGACTTCAAGGAAGCGGAGAAGTGCTACAATGATTGTTCTCA GATTGATGCTTTTCTGAGTAGTGATCAGGGTCGTTGTGCTAGTAAACTTCTTTCTGCTTATGCTGACGGTGACATTGAAGAAATCAAACGTGTGGCTCAGTCAAGCACTATTTCAAATCTTGACCATATG ATCATCAGGCTTGCAAGGAAACTACCGACAGGGGATGTAAGTGCAATGAAGGCTAATGCAGGCAACGAACAAGAAGAGCCACTGGATGAGGATGACCTCACTTAG